The Paraburkholderia sprentiae WSM5005 genomic interval TCGAGGAGAACGGAATGAACATCTTGGAATTGGCGGGGAATGCCGGAATGCTGGTCGTACTTGACGGCAGGATCGGTCGCACCGAGTACCGAAGCGTCCATGGAACCCTGGATGCGTTTCAGCGTTTTGTTCATGCGTTTGAATCGGCATTGGCGAATGGTGAGGAATCCGATTTGTCTCGGAGCCAGAGAGGCCTGTGCGCGGAGTCTTCGTCATCTTGAAGACATGGTGCCGGAGCGCCACCATGGAGGCCCTCACGCTGACCTGGAATGCGCTTCTGACCGCTGGCCATGAAACCGGAGCGGGTGCAGGACATGCTGGTCCCGGATCGTGAGCAAGCTCGATTGAGTGGAGCGACTAATGAAGGTTTCCGCAATCTACGCCTGGGTAACGGTACTTACTGCAATCGCCGCGGGGCTCCCTTCGGGCTCGTCCTACGCCTACGCGCTCGATCCGCAACTCGACTGTAGATCGAACGCACACGCGTTCATCGCCCCGCTCCTAAAGAGCCAGTATATCGATCCGAATCCGATGCGCGTCGAAGCAAACTCGGTCAACGCATTTCGACCGGCGCACGGCAGCAAGTTGACCGCATTTGGCTTTCCCGTCTACGCCGTCCTCGGGTATGAACACGACGATGCACTGTTCAAACGCGGCGATGGCCGGCCCGTCACGGAGTCAGCCTATGGCGTGGTAGTAATCGGCCCCACCGAGTCAGTAGAAGCGCACGCGCGCCAGACCGGCAGCGGCGCTGTCATTCATCAAGTTGTCCCCCTCTTGCTAACGGCCATTTTCTGCAGCGGACCATGACGCGCTCAGCGGTGCTGTCATGCGTGCAGTGGGATGGCGTTGTTACATTAGTGTTTGCGTCCCAGTAGTGCGATCAACGGGCCTTTCCTTAAAAGCCGGACGGATTTTGGGTGAGCTCGGTGAAACGATGCTGTGTGGCGAAGCGGTTCGCTGAGTTGCTTTCGGCAGGGCGACGCACGCAGTAAATGTCGGTTCAGTGCGAAGAGAGGTGGCGCCGAGAATTCGGACAGGTCGGTAAGTGGAAGAGCTTGGGCGGCGTGATTCGGTCATTATGGCCGGCAACAAGGAACCAGAAGATGACGAAACGCAACCGACGGACACACTCACCGGCGCTCAAGGCAAAGGTGGCACTCGCGGCGCTCAAGGGCGACAAGACGCTGGCCGAGCTGGCCCGGAGGCGCGTCTTCGCGCCGGCCCGGATTGCGGTGCTTCGGCTTCTTGCTTCCCAGGCGGCGACGTCGCTCGAGAATACCCGCTTGTACCGCGAACTCGAACAACGCGAAACCAAGATCCGGCGCCTCGTCGACGCCAACATCATCGGTATTTTCATATGGGATTTCGAAGGTCACGTTCTTGAGGCCAACGACGCGTTTCTGCGCATTGTGGATTACGACCGCGAGGACCTCATGGCGGGCCGGCTACGCTGGATGGACCTCACGCCACCGGAATGGCTCGCCCGTGACCTGAGTCAATGGATACCACAACACAAAGTGACTGGGCGCCTGGAACCTTTCGAAAAGGAGTACTTCCGCAAAGACGGCAGCCGCGTCCCCGTGCTGATCGGCGTCGCCACGTTCGAGGCGGGCGGAAACGAGGGTGTCGCGTTCGTGCTCGATCTGACGGAACGCAAGAAAGCAGAGCACCGCTTGCGTGAGTCCTACGAGATGCTGCGAGAGCTCACCTCCCGTCGCGAGACGGCTCGTGAGGAAGAGCGCAAGCACATTGCACGGGAAATGCACGACGACCTGGGACAACACCTTACCGCCCTTCGCATGAGGGCATCGATGTTAGCCGTGCAGTTTGGCAAGGACCTCCCAGCGCTGGCCGAACAGGCCCAGGCACTGACGGCGCTGGTGGACAACACCATGCGGGTTGTCCGGGGTGTCATCGCGTCGCTACGCCCAGCAGCACTGGACGCAGGCATTGGGGCTGCGCTCGAGTGGCTCGCTGCAGAATTCAACCGCAACCCCCGCACGGTGTGTCGCCTCCGCGTGCAGGACGAGAACCTCGTACTGAACGAGGACCGCGCTATCGTACTGTTTCGCGTAGTTCAGGAGGCGCTGACCAATGTTGCCCGTCACGCTGCGGCCAGCCAGGTGACCATCACGCTCGAGCGAACGCCGGATTCCTGTGTGCTGGAAGTACGGGACGACGGTCAAGGATTCGATCCTCTGGCGACCAGAAAAAGATCGTTCGGACTGGCGGGAATGGAGGAGCGCGTCCTGATGCTGGGTGGCCGGATCGTTGTTGTCAGTTCACCGGGAAACGGCTGCGCGATCATCGTGCACCTACCTCTTTTCCATGAGACCGGAGACGCGACTGACATGATCTACACATGAAGGTCCGCTGCGGAGGGCGGATTCAACTGGTGGATGCAACACACTCCTATGTAGCATTGGGGTAAAGGCCCAACCTGGCATGGCCTACAACCAAATGTTGCACGGTAACCCCCACTGAAAAACCTTGCACCAAGGCACTCGCCGGTTTCATTGTTATGCTCAAAGATGTTCGTGAGCTGCTTATCCGCGTCTTCAAGGACGCGCGGAACAAGCGCGATCGCCAGTGCGAGCGTGACGTGAGGGCTATCCGGTCGCCCCTAAAGGTACTCGCCGAAGCGTATGTTCGTTGCCAGCAGCGCGCCTGCAACCACGCAGATGCCGTCCAATGACCGAGCCCGGAGTCCTTGTACGCTTTGCATTTCTTTCCCCTTCAATAAAAGTCGAACCTTGCGCCATGCAGCGTCAAACCGATGTAGACCGGCACGACCTACATTTAGGTATGCGACTCGTCTTTTTTGCCTTCAGTTGCACATTCTGAAACCTGGAAGGGCACGCCCAAGTACGGTGTTATGACCTTGCCAAACTCCTAGCGGAGTGGTACTGCAAGCCGGTCTCTGATGACCGATCGATCTATGCGATCCTTCAACACAGGAAGCGCGAGAACTGCCAACAGCCCTCTGCCTGCTACCCGGGCAACTGCCGACAGGCTACGCGTGCCGCGGAACTCAGCGGAGTCGCTGCGAAAAGCCTTTTGAAGGCACGCGACAGACGCTCCGCTTGTCCAGCCGCATTGCTTTGCGATACGGTCGATCGGTAACCTGGTTTCGACGAGCAATCTTGAAGTTAAGTCTGAGTACATACCGAGATTCGCGTGCCGCGTCGGCGTCGCGGAGGGGACACCACGCATATGTCACGCGACGCAATTGATGCCGTGCGCCAGGTCGTCCGTATCTGTCCGGATCTGTGATTGCCGGCGTGCTCAATCGCAATGGCCTGCGAACCGGCCAAGGTAACTTCTGGACCCAGGAGCGAGTCACCGCGTTGCGCAGCCGGGCCCGGTTACCTGCACCGCGAAACTCGAGAAGAAGCGCAGAAAGCATCGCTCCCACAATGAAGAGCACGATGATCGCGAGGAGTGAGAGCCCCGAACGCGGGTCGCCTGTGGCGATCCTGTCTGCCAATGACGTCACATTGCCAGTCATGTTGCCCGAAAAAATACCCGCGACACAAAGTGAGCAGAGCCAACCACTGCCCTCGTCGTGGTTGTAACGGCGGTGCCAGAACACGGTGGTCCGCAGCGGCGGGAGCCGCAGCGGCGACCTGACGACTTCCAGCTGCAACGGTGCGGCCGCGCTCGGTCAGCTTTTGCGGCACCGTCGCCACTGGAAATCGATAAAAAGGTCCGCCTCTCAATTCCGGAGTGACTGTATGCGAGATGCTTGAAATGCGGCTTCTATATCGGCATAACCAAACCCCTGATCAGCCCATTGGCCAAATGTGGACCTTACGGCGCTCATAACGGGGAGCGTAACTCCGGCTTTTTCAGTTGAGCCGAGTATCAAGTCCGCCGCTACAAGGTAATCATTGACTGTACCGGAAATTCCGGCAGGAGGCGGGCCCGGACGGCTCGCGGCATCTTGCCAGCGCGTCAGGATGCCTTCCACGTCACTACCCAAGACCGAGGCAATCTCGAAAACAATTTTCGGGTCCACACCGAGAGCGCCTGCTGCGCCGATGGACTCCAATACCCCTGCAAGTCCAACCTGAAAATGAACACTCCACGCGAACATGACGGTCGTGGCGGCCGAGACATCTTCACCAACGAACCTGCAATTGCCAAAGGATTTGAATAGCGTTTCCTGCCGCGCAAAGACATCTGGGCGACCGCTTGCAAGAAGCAACCCGCCTGGCGTGCCGATGTGACTTGGATATGTCATTACCTTGACATCCATGTAGCCTAAGGCTCCTCGGGCTGCGCAAAGCTTTTCGAGTGCCACGGCATCCTCAATGCCACCGGTTGCAAGTTGGACGACAGTCTTACCGTGCAGATCTGCATCGGCGATCAAGGCTACGGAGGAAGCATAGTCACTTATAACAAGGAAGATAATATCGGAAGTCGCTATCGCCGCTTCAGCCGATGAGAAAACGGTAGCACCGCAATCCTCAAGTGGTGCGCATTTCGACTGCGTCCTGTTCCAGACGCTGATTGTGTATCCGGCGCTAAGCATAGCTTTCGCCATGGCACTACCCATCAACCCCGTGCCGAGTAGAGTAATTTTTCCTGATTTCTTATTTTGCATGCCTAGTCCGCAAAAGGGTGGTGATACATTCCTATCAGCTGGTCCCGGATACCTCACAAGTGTCCGTGCAGCCGGCCCGATTCTCGAAAATGTCCGCTAAACGACTAGGTACTTGGCCTCCCTGTCCCACAGGACAGGTCGTTCCATGCATGCTCTGATCCACAACCCACCAGGTTTGGCTCCGATTTCCCTCTGCTCAGACGCCGTCTCAGCGCGAGGACAGCGCTATGGACTGCCGTCAATACTGGCTTACCGCTGGCCTGTTCGCAGACGCCTTTGCTCGCGCCATGCTGAACTGGGCCAAGGCGATCGTATTGCATCCATCTGCCGCCAGCCGTCTGGCCTATGCACCGATCAGCGTGTCATGCAAATCCATGTCGCCCCGGTTGACGACCAGGCTGTCCGAGCGCATTCCCGACACCCGGTCCATCAGCGATGAACACTCCGTCGAACTTGCCAACGTCGCCGGAATCACATGCGCGTGTCCATATGTCAATTGATAAGGAACATCGAATTTTTGCGCCTCGCCGAGTAAAAAGTGACGTTGTACGGCTTGTGATCATGATTGCGCCTTCTGTAAATCTCGTTCGCAAGTTGGAACATCTCGGCGATTGCGCTAGTGCTCAGTAGAGAGAATCCGTCAAACAGAAGAATGCCGATATGTCGAGCGACGGATCTCCCTTTCTTCTCTTGCACTTCGCCATCACATTCTCGAACGCTACGCTTCATCTTTTCCCCAACCGCGCAGTCGGACTGATAGTCTGGATGCGCGTTATCGAAAATCTTCACTGCCCCGTAGATTGGTGCCTAGGAAGCGCCGAACCGCCATGAACGGACGGCGTGCGTTGAATCAGAACTGCGATTCTGGAAGACTAACTACAAGACCATCGAGTTCGTCTGACATCTGTATCTGACAGCTGAGCCGGCTATTGGGCGCAGGTTTTATTACGCAGTCAAGCATACTTCGCTCGGTTTCGCTTGGCGGGTTCAGTTTGTCCGTCCAAGCCTCATCTATATACACATGGCACGTCCCGCAGCTGCTGCAGCCGCCGCACTCGGCCAGCACGGCGTCTAGCCCCTGACGCACCGCCGCTTGCATGACGCTTGTCCCGGATGTGACGTTAACCCGATGGATTGCACCATCGTGGCAGATAAACTCGATTACAGGCACAACTTTCCCCTGACCCGTTACGCTATCAGTAGATCCTGGATAGGTAGAGCTTCGTCATGAAGCCGCTCCAGATCAGGCGAATGACCGTCCGTCAGCAGGCGGCGCGACAGCATGAACTCTTTAGGACGATTGATCGCATCCACTGCGAGAAATTTGCGTTCCTTGAAATAGAACACGGCAAAGCTCCGGCCCGCCTTCCATTCGCCACGAATCACAATGTGATCATAGCCCTGCGACAGACCTGCGATTTGCAACTTTACGTCATATTGATCCGACCAAAACCAAGGTAGCGCCCTGTAAGGCTCAAGCTTTCCGCAAATTGTTTTGGCTGCCGTTTTGGCTTGATCGGTCGCATTCTGGACCGATTCAAGGCGAATAAATCTTTGATAGATCGGATTGCAATGGTTTGTGCAATCGCCCGCTGCCAAAATGTCGTGATCACTTGTCCTGGCAAATTCGTCTACCCGAATGCCATCATTAATCTCGAGCCCGGCGTCTTCTGCAAGACTGATTTCCGGTCGCACGCCGATACCGACAATTACCAGATCAGCCTTCAATTGCAATCCGTCACCACACGAAACGCTCTCGACGTGAAGGTTGCCGTTGATAGAAGTCGCCATGATCCCGGTCAGAATCTCTACACCTTCCTCTCGATGGATTCGCGTGTAGAACTCTGAAATCTCTGTCACGGTAACACGTTGCAATACCCTCGAAAGAGCTTCGACTATTGTTACATGCATGCCCAGATTTCGTAGCGATGCCGCCGCTTCCAGTCCAATATAGCCACCCCCAATAATGACGGCGCGCTTGCCTCGTCCAGCGAAGTCTCGGATCCGATCCACATCTTTCATTTCTCGGAAATACAACACGCCCGGCAAATGATCGCCAGGAAGCGTCAGCTTCCGGGCAGATGCCCCGGTGGTTAGAACAAGCTTGTCATAAGAAATCCGGGCACCATTGGTCAGCTGAATTGACTTCTCGTTCCGGTCGATTGCGACCACGCGCATTCCCAAGACCAATTCCACATTCGCCGTGTCGTAAAAGTTCGCCGGTCGAATAAGAATTTCGTCGGGATGTTGTGCACCCGCCAGGTAGGCTTTCGAAAGTGGTGGACGATGATACGGAATGACTGCCTCGGCACTCACAAGCGAAATTTTCCCCGCCCACCCTTCCTGCCGAAGACTCGCAGTAAGCTGGGCCGCGCCGTGGCTCCCGCCAATAATTACAACTCGTTCATCGCTCATAAAAGTACCTGATTTATGATGTAAGCCAGCGTCCGCTTAACGGGCTCATCATCAAACTCCCAAACCTACTCAGGCTTTGGTACGGTGCATTCGCGGCAGCTGAAACACCGACCCGAAACGGTCACAGCGTTTCAGACCTAATCTGCATCAAACAGTACCGTCCGGCTTCAGTCGCTTTAACACACCGCACACCGCTTCGACCGCTCTATCCGCTTCTTCTCTGCTTATCGTCAACGGCGGCGACATGCAGATATTGTTGTAATTGCTGATTCGGACAATCACGCCCGTTTCCTCTCGGATAACGTCCGGAATAGTTAACGCGGCCTCGGGGATGGGCTGACGTGATTTCTTGTCCGTGACCAATTCGATCCCGATGGCCATGC includes:
- a CDS encoding PAS domain-containing sensor histidine kinase is translated as MLRLLASQAATSLENTRLYRELEQRETKIRRLVDANIIGIFIWDFEGHVLEANDAFLRIVDYDREDLMAGRLRWMDLTPPEWLARDLSQWIPQHKVTGRLEPFEKEYFRKDGSRVPVLIGVATFEAGGNEGVAFVLDLTERKKAEHRLRESYEMLRELTSRRETAREEERKHIAREMHDDLGQHLTALRMRASMLAVQFGKDLPALAEQAQALTALVDNTMRVVRGVIASLRPAALDAGIGAALEWLAAEFNRNPRTVCRLRVQDENLVLNEDRAIVLFRVVQEALTNVARHAAASQVTITLERTPDSCVLEVRDDGQGFDPLATRKRSFGLAGMEERVLMLGGRIVVVSSPGNGCAIIVHLPLFHETGDATDMIYT
- a CDS encoding DUF1275 family protein: MTGNVTSLADRIATGDPRSGLSLLAIIVLFIVGAMLSALLLEFRGAGNRARLRNAVTRSWVQKLPWPVRRPLRLSTPAITDPDRYGRPGARHQLRRVTYAWCPLRDADAARESRYVLRLNFKIARRNQVTDRPYRKAMRLDKRSVCRVPSKGFSQRLR
- a CDS encoding NAD(P)-dependent oxidoreductase produces the protein MQNKKSGKITLLGTGLMGSAMAKAMLSAGYTISVWNRTQSKCAPLEDCGATVFSSAEAAIATSDIIFLVISDYASSVALIADADLHGKTVVQLATGGIEDAVALEKLCAARGALGYMDVKVMTYPSHIGTPGGLLLASGRPDVFARQETLFKSFGNCRFVGEDVSAATTVMFAWSVHFQVGLAGVLESIGAAGALGVDPKIVFEIASVLGSDVEGILTRWQDAASRPGPPPAGISGTVNDYLVAADLILGSTEKAGVTLPVMSAVRSTFGQWADQGFGYADIEAAFQASRIQSLRN
- a CDS encoding 2Fe-2S iron-sulfur cluster-binding protein encodes the protein MPVIEFICHDGAIHRVNVTSGTSVMQAAVRQGLDAVLAECGGCSSCGTCHVYIDEAWTDKLNPPSETERSMLDCVIKPAPNSRLSCQIQMSDELDGLVVSLPESQF
- a CDS encoding NAD(P)/FAD-dependent oxidoreductase, whose product is MSDERVVIIGGSHGAAQLTASLRQEGWAGKISLVSAEAVIPYHRPPLSKAYLAGAQHPDEILIRPANFYDTANVELVLGMRVVAIDRNEKSIQLTNGARISYDKLVLTTGASARKLTLPGDHLPGVLYFREMKDVDRIRDFAGRGKRAVIIGGGYIGLEAAASLRNLGMHVTIVEALSRVLQRVTVTEISEFYTRIHREEGVEILTGIMATSINGNLHVESVSCGDGLQLKADLVIVGIGVRPEISLAEDAGLEINDGIRVDEFARTSDHDILAAGDCTNHCNPIYQRFIRLESVQNATDQAKTAAKTICGKLEPYRALPWFWSDQYDVKLQIAGLSQGYDHIVIRGEWKAGRSFAVFYFKERKFLAVDAINRPKEFMLSRRLLTDGHSPDLERLHDEALPIQDLLIA